The Styela clava chromosome 13, kaStyClav1.hap1.2, whole genome shotgun sequence genome has a window encoding:
- the LOC144431361 gene encoding uncharacterized protein LOC144431361 gives MVKLPTVTPSYTNKRAKGIVSYSFAFILTKFLFFSLDPKCEDAIAPITCVDNCETNVDCEESEVCCQSSCGLTCNKVKVDKKKPFLNFDKKTALLLILANSKRRPRPPPPPVCPVCNINACVRAVCPTYLNAICKTSCNGCREHFFNPYNLRYDIVRQCKCPPNIPPNPHCGNYMCNGVRCANSLQAQCRVYGCGPMCYLQFFDRFGRRVPCKQRATCQPGINSIGLCPRGCLGASCPKYPEAHCRVLCPGCPAQFYDQITNQAIVDCIGI, from the exons ATGGTTAAACTGCCTACTGTAACTCCCTCCTACACCAACAAACGTGCAAAAGGCATCGTCAGCTACTCCTTTGCA tttattttaacaaaatttttgttttttagtcTTGATCCTAAATGTGAAGATGCGATTGCTCCAATAACTTGTGTCGATAATTGTGAAACAAACGTCGACTGTGAAGAATCGGAAGTTTGTTGTCAGAGTTCATGTGGACTGACATGCAATAAAGTTAAAGTCGACAAGAAAAAGCCATTTCTTA aCTTCGATAAAAAAACCGCGCTTCTTCTGATACTTGCCAATTCAAAAAGAAGGCCTCGCCCTCCACCTCCACCAGTATGTCCAGTCTGTAATATCAACGCATGCGTCAGAGCCGTTTGCCCAACGTATCTCAATGCAATCTGCAAAACAAGTTGTAATGGATGTAGAGAACATTTCTTCAATCCATACAATCTCAGATACGACATTGTAAGACAAt GTAAATGTCCACCTAATATTCCGCCAAATCCGCATTGCGGTAACTATATGTGCAACGGTGTTAGATGTGCAAACTCTCTACAAGCTCAGTGTCGTGTTTATGGATGTGGACCAATGTGCTATTTGCAATTCTTCGATAGGTTTGGACGTAGAGTACCGTGTAAACAAAGAG CAACTTGTCAGCCTGGAATAAACTCAATTGGTCTTTGCCCCAGAGGATGCCTCGGTGCTTCTTGTCCAAAGTATCCTGAAGCTCATTGTAGAGTTCTGTGTCCCGGATGTCCAGCTCAATTCTACGATCAGATAACCAATCAGGCAATTGTCGATTGCATTGGGATTTAA